From Alteromonas australica, one genomic window encodes:
- a CDS encoding ammonium transporter has product MEITFELGYALDTFYFLICGALVMWMAAGFAMLEAGLVRAKNTTEILTKNVSLFAIACTMYMICGYDIMYGGGIFLDGIMGDGATGVAEDAATYAPSADFFFQVVFVATAMSIVSGAVAERMKLWAFLAFAVVMTGLIYPMEGAWTWGGEAVFGMYTLGDEGFSDFAGSGIVHMAGAAAALAGVLVLGARKGKYTADGKVNAIPGANLPLATLGTFILWMGWFGFNGGSVLATATVESANSVAIVFMNTNAAAAGGTIAALIVARIMFGKADLTMALNGALAGLVAITAEPSTPTPLEATLFGGLGGILVVLSIVTLDKLKIDDPVGAISVHGVVGLLGLILVPFTNDGSSITGQLLGAVTIFVWVFVTSLVVWLALKAIMGIRVSEEEEFDGVDMSECGLEAYPDFTGGRS; this is encoded by the coding sequence ATGGAAATCACTTTTGAACTTGGGTATGCGCTAGATACCTTTTACTTCTTAATCTGCGGTGCACTAGTCATGTGGATGGCTGCAGGTTTTGCAATGCTAGAAGCCGGTTTGGTTCGAGCGAAAAATACCACAGAAATTCTAACTAAAAACGTGTCACTTTTTGCTATTGCTTGCACAATGTATATGATTTGCGGTTATGACATCATGTACGGCGGCGGTATCTTCCTAGACGGCATCATGGGCGACGGTGCGACTGGTGTTGCTGAAGACGCAGCAACCTATGCGCCATCTGCTGACTTCTTCTTCCAAGTTGTGTTCGTTGCAACGGCAATGTCAATTGTATCAGGTGCTGTCGCTGAACGTATGAAGCTATGGGCATTCCTTGCTTTTGCAGTGGTAATGACAGGCCTTATCTATCCAATGGAAGGTGCTTGGACATGGGGCGGCGAAGCGGTCTTCGGCATGTACACGCTTGGCGACGAAGGTTTCTCTGACTTCGCGGGTTCAGGTATCGTGCACATGGCAGGCGCAGCGGCTGCATTGGCTGGCGTACTTGTACTTGGTGCTCGTAAAGGTAAGTACACTGCTGACGGTAAAGTTAACGCAATCCCCGGTGCAAACTTACCTCTAGCTACACTAGGTACATTCATTCTTTGGATGGGTTGGTTTGGCTTCAACGGTGGTTCTGTACTTGCTACGGCTACTGTAGAAAGCGCAAACTCAGTGGCTATCGTATTTATGAATACAAACGCAGCTGCAGCTGGCGGTACTATCGCAGCGCTTATCGTCGCACGTATCATGTTCGGTAAAGCCGACCTAACAATGGCATTAAACGGCGCACTTGCAGGTCTAGTTGCTATTACTGCTGAGCCTTCAACACCAACCCCCCTTGAAGCAACTTTATTCGGTGGCCTAGGTGGTATCCTTGTTGTACTAAGCATTGTAACCCTTGATAAGCTTAAGATTGATGATCCAGTAGGCGCTATCTCTGTTCACGGTGTGGTAGGTCTTTTAGGTCTAATCCTAGTGCCTTTCACTAACGATGGTTCAAGCATTACCGGTCAGCTTTTAGGTGCAGTGACCATCTTCGTATGGGTATTTGTAACCAGCTTGGTTGTTTGGTTAGCGCTTAAAGCAATCATGGGTATCCGTGTAAGCGAAGAAGAAGAATTCGACGGCGTAGATATGAGTGAATGTGGATTGGAAGCTTATCCTGATTTCACTGGCGGTCGTTCGTAA
- the mrcB gene encoding penicillin-binding protein 1B, whose translation MAKKQSNPKKKSSFLFKLFWRLFFVGLVVLGAYAFYLDAQIKHEFSGNKWEVPAQIFARPLRLSKGEEITVQEVLDELSLLGYRKVTDADSSGEYSYRNGVLTVQRRAFHFPEGAEPQRHLVISWQGSRIKEIQDVSQGRAFGSVKLEPWLVTRMVSGSHEDRMLVSIDTTPDMLPKALTLVEDRNFYNHHGVAPLSILRALMANIAAGRTVQGGSTLTQQLVKNMFLTRERSIVRKAKEAIMAVIIDARYSKSEILEAYLNEVFLGQNGDMAVHGFGLASYFYFDRPANELSVPEIATLVAMIKGPSYYNPRRYPERVKERRDLVLRMLFDENEIDRSQYERYVSMPLGLASGASLASGKHPAFMEQVRRELNEILAEPSLRDSGVKVFTTLDIVAQRRAEKALSSTLNALQKNRTVPLEGAMIVTDSAKGEVRAIVGGKDVSFKGFNRALDAKRPIGSLVKPAVYLTALEDPTEFNLATPLADEPITLESKGGKTWSPQNYDKTFRGQVSLLQGLTESLNIPTVNLGMQVGLDAVVNTLEKLGVGAAIEQVPSLTLGAFELTPFNTNQMYQTLSNGGRYIPLHTVSAVVTADNGLLWQKAEFFSQRTDEAATYLLNYALYKVTTQGTAKRVGATFGTTNMAGKTGTTDDYRDSWFSGFDRNNVVTVWVGNDDNQPVGLTGASGALPVFVNYMKSQAPKSLSRRFPEGLGIAHFDAKTGAVVVAGCAGSLSVPAILDVLPPPQQDCAGKPVRSKQEQEKGDKKSWWERWFGE comes from the coding sequence GTGGCAAAAAAGCAAAGTAATCCCAAAAAGAAGTCTTCTTTCTTATTTAAATTATTCTGGCGACTTTTCTTCGTTGGTTTAGTGGTGCTAGGTGCTTATGCCTTTTATCTTGATGCGCAAATAAAGCACGAATTTTCGGGCAACAAGTGGGAAGTGCCCGCGCAGATTTTTGCCCGCCCATTACGACTTAGCAAAGGGGAAGAAATCACCGTTCAAGAAGTCCTCGATGAGCTATCTTTACTCGGTTATCGAAAGGTGACTGATGCAGACAGTAGTGGTGAATACAGTTACCGAAATGGTGTTTTAACCGTTCAGCGACGGGCGTTTCACTTCCCAGAAGGCGCTGAGCCACAGCGACATTTAGTGATCAGTTGGCAAGGTAGCAGAATTAAAGAGATACAAGATGTTAGTCAGGGACGCGCTTTCGGCTCAGTGAAATTAGAACCTTGGCTTGTGACTCGCATGGTGAGCGGTAGCCACGAAGACCGCATGCTAGTGAGTATAGATACCACGCCTGACATGCTACCAAAGGCACTGACACTAGTTGAAGATAGAAATTTTTATAATCACCACGGGGTAGCGCCCTTATCTATTCTTCGTGCATTAATGGCAAATATAGCGGCAGGGCGAACCGTTCAGGGGGGAAGTACGCTTACCCAACAATTGGTTAAGAACATGTTCTTAACCCGCGAACGCTCTATCGTACGCAAAGCAAAAGAAGCCATTATGGCGGTAATTATTGATGCGCGTTACAGTAAATCGGAAATATTGGAAGCCTACTTAAATGAAGTGTTTTTAGGGCAAAATGGCGATATGGCCGTGCACGGATTCGGCCTTGCCAGCTATTTCTATTTTGACCGCCCCGCCAATGAATTAAGTGTACCTGAGATTGCCACCTTGGTCGCTATGATCAAAGGCCCATCCTATTACAACCCAAGGCGTTACCCCGAGCGCGTTAAAGAACGTAGAGATTTAGTCTTACGCATGTTGTTTGACGAAAACGAAATTGATCGCTCTCAGTATGAACGGTATGTATCTATGCCTTTAGGGTTAGCATCGGGTGCCAGTTTAGCCAGCGGTAAACACCCCGCATTCATGGAGCAGGTAAGGCGTGAATTAAATGAAATATTAGCCGAACCGAGCTTACGTGATTCAGGGGTAAAGGTTTTTACAACCCTTGATATTGTGGCGCAGCGCAGAGCAGAAAAAGCACTTTCAAGCACGTTAAATGCGCTGCAAAAAAATCGAACCGTGCCATTAGAAGGCGCGATGATAGTCACTGACAGTGCAAAGGGTGAAGTCCGCGCGATTGTGGGGGGTAAAGACGTGTCATTTAAAGGCTTTAACCGTGCACTTGACGCCAAAAGACCCATAGGCTCCTTGGTGAAACCTGCGGTCTATTTGACCGCGCTCGAGGATCCTACCGAGTTTAACTTGGCCACGCCTTTAGCTGATGAACCTATTACCTTGGAAAGCAAAGGGGGGAAAACCTGGTCACCACAAAACTATGACAAAACGTTCAGAGGCCAAGTGTCTTTGCTACAAGGACTCACGGAATCTCTCAATATCCCTACTGTTAACTTAGGCATGCAGGTGGGTTTAGATGCGGTAGTGAATACGCTAGAAAAGTTAGGGGTAGGGGCAGCTATTGAACAAGTGCCATCGCTCACGTTAGGCGCTTTTGAGCTTACGCCTTTTAATACTAACCAAATGTATCAAACCTTATCAAATGGGGGGCGCTACATCCCACTGCACACAGTGTCAGCGGTGGTAACGGCAGACAATGGCTTATTATGGCAAAAGGCAGAATTCTTCTCACAACGTACCGATGAAGCTGCCACTTATTTGTTGAATTACGCGCTCTATAAAGTCACCACGCAGGGTACAGCGAAACGTGTTGGCGCCACCTTTGGCACCACAAATATGGCGGGTAAAACAGGCACAACTGACGATTATCGTGATAGTTGGTTTAGCGGGTTCGATCGCAACAATGTGGTGACTGTATGGGTGGGGAATGACGACAACCAACCTGTGGGATTAACCGGTGCATCAGGTGCATTACCTGTGTTCGTTAACTATATGAAATCCCAAGCGCCTAAATCCTTATCTAGGCGTTTTCCCGAAGGGCTTGGCATTGCGCATTTTGATGCGAAGACTGGCGCTGTGGTGGTGGCAGGCTGTGCGGGAAGCTTAAGTGTGCCAGCCATACTTGATGTGCTTCCTCCGCCGCAACAAGATTGCGCGGGCAAACCTGTTCGCAGTAAACAAGAGCAGGAAAAAGGCGATAAAAAGAGCTGGTGGGAACGTTGGTTTGGAGAATAA
- a CDS encoding lytic murein transglycosylase produces MGFMSRGTQWVAALSLLSACHVSASDTFSVCTAELAEQALEQGVSQTTVDAIFPKLEYQARVIELDRSQPEFVQTFPGYFSKRVTDWRTTKGQEMLAKHEKLLDALNDKYGIPPHYLLAFWGLETNFGGYKGKMSVLDSLATLACDPRRSTYFTQELLVAVKLLERESLTKDEMVGSWAGAMGHTQFMPSAYTHYAVDGDNDGQINLWNSEEDALTSAANFLKSLGWKPGFRWGREITLPEGFNFQLSGYKNRRSLSEWHELGVTKADGSPLGEDDTTAYVIVPAGHAGPAFIAYPNFRVIMRWNNSEFYAIAVGVLADRIAGAPGIKATLPDLPAYSRTDIIALQRKLNQLGYDVGKPDGIIGPATREGIRNYQIANKMIADGFPGLDVMAALKVTPSQNAS; encoded by the coding sequence ATGGGTTTTATGAGTAGAGGCACGCAGTGGGTTGCCGCTTTATCGTTGCTAAGTGCATGTCATGTATCAGCATCGGACACCTTTTCCGTATGTACGGCAGAATTGGCTGAACAAGCACTAGAACAGGGCGTGAGCCAAACCACCGTCGACGCTATCTTCCCCAAACTTGAGTATCAAGCCAGAGTCATTGAACTTGACCGTTCTCAACCTGAATTTGTGCAAACGTTTCCGGGCTATTTTAGTAAACGCGTCACCGATTGGCGCACCACTAAGGGCCAAGAGATGTTAGCAAAGCATGAAAAATTACTCGATGCACTAAATGATAAGTACGGAATTCCTCCCCATTATTTACTGGCCTTTTGGGGGCTAGAAACGAATTTTGGCGGATATAAAGGTAAAATGTCAGTGCTCGATTCGTTGGCAACCTTGGCCTGTGACCCACGCAGAAGCACCTACTTTACGCAGGAGCTTTTGGTGGCAGTTAAGCTATTAGAGCGCGAATCGTTAACCAAAGACGAAATGGTAGGTTCGTGGGCTGGCGCCATGGGGCATACCCAATTTATGCCTTCTGCCTACACCCATTATGCCGTTGATGGTGACAACGACGGGCAGATTAATCTGTGGAACAGTGAAGAAGACGCGTTAACCTCGGCGGCAAACTTTCTCAAAAGCTTGGGTTGGAAACCGGGTTTCCGCTGGGGCCGTGAAATTACATTACCAGAGGGCTTCAACTTTCAGCTCTCCGGCTATAAAAATCGGCGTAGCCTCAGTGAGTGGCATGAACTAGGTGTGACGAAAGCCGATGGCAGCCCCCTAGGTGAAGACGACACGACCGCCTATGTGATTGTACCGGCAGGGCACGCTGGCCCGGCGTTTATTGCCTATCCTAATTTTCGCGTGATCATGCGGTGGAATAATTCTGAGTTCTACGCTATTGCCGTGGGCGTATTGGCCGACAGAATTGCCGGCGCACCGGGCATTAAAGCCACCCTGCCAGATTTGCCCGCGTATAGCAGAACAGACATTATTGCCTTACAACGCAAATTAAACCAACTGGGTTACGATGTGGGTAAGCCTGATGGCATTATTGGCCCCGCCACTCGCGAAGGCATTCGCAATTATCAAATTGCAAATAAGATGATTGCTGATGGATTCCCTGGCTTAGATGTTATGGCTGCATTAAAGGTCACGCCAAGCCAAAACGCCAGTTAA
- the glnK gene encoding P-II family nitrogen regulator has translation MKLVTAIIKPFKLDDVREAISEIGIDGLTVTEVKGFGRQKGHTELYRGAEYQVDFLPKVKLEIAVQDDQVERLVEAIVGAAKTGKIGDGKVFVYDLEHAVRIRTGESDSDAL, from the coding sequence ATGAAACTAGTCACAGCTATCATCAAGCCTTTCAAGCTAGATGATGTTCGTGAAGCCATTTCAGAAATCGGAATTGACGGGTTAACCGTTACCGAAGTGAAAGGTTTCGGACGTCAAAAAGGACACACTGAACTTTACCGCGGGGCGGAATATCAGGTGGATTTTCTACCTAAGGTTAAACTGGAAATTGCAGTTCAGGATGATCAAGTAGAACGCCTGGTTGAAGCCATCGTTGGCGCAGCCAAAACAGGCAAGATTGGGGACGGCAAGGTGTTTGTTTACGACCTTGAACACGCTGTTCGTATTCGAACTGGTGAGTCGGATAGCGACGCGCTGTAA
- a CDS encoding AraC family transcriptional regulator → MLAALSVRSYTKAMQQHSHNFYQLVLPLNGHIAIQVAQFNGNVGVGEGICIGPNMLHQFNAEQAARFVVADLTEVPHNIETAPSPVFRITPPLQSLLNYIEVQLTHSYSDDLQSSMVALFTQLLATQPTGKQLDRRITPILSRVHQNIAAKHTVNDLAKAACMGVTQFKGKFTDATGMGLRRYLIKLRMEKARALLSQTDTPIIEVAAQVGYDDVSAFTRRFTHYFGKPPKYYHRKSV, encoded by the coding sequence ATGTTAGCTGCACTCTCTGTCCGCTCATACACCAAGGCGATGCAACAGCATTCCCACAATTTCTATCAATTAGTGCTCCCCCTTAACGGGCATATCGCCATTCAGGTGGCGCAATTCAATGGCAATGTGGGAGTGGGGGAGGGCATTTGCATTGGGCCTAACATGCTACATCAGTTTAATGCAGAACAAGCAGCAAGATTTGTGGTGGCAGATTTAACTGAAGTTCCTCACAACATAGAAACCGCGCCAAGCCCGGTATTTCGAATTACCCCGCCTTTACAGTCGTTACTCAATTATATTGAGGTGCAATTAACCCACAGTTACAGCGATGATCTGCAGTCTTCCATGGTAGCCTTATTCACCCAACTGTTGGCCACTCAGCCCACGGGGAAGCAACTAGATAGGCGTATTACACCTATTTTAAGTCGCGTTCATCAAAACATTGCGGCGAAACACACGGTTAACGACCTCGCAAAAGCGGCCTGTATGGGCGTGACACAGTTTAAAGGGAAATTTACTGACGCTACAGGGATGGGGCTTAGGCGTTATTTGATAAAGCTGAGAATGGAAAAAGCGCGGGCACTATTAAGCCAAACCGATACGCCTATTATTGAAGTGGCAGCCCAAGTGGGTTATGACGATGTGTCAGCGTTCACCCGCCGGTTTACCCATTATTTTGGGAAGCCGCCAAAGTATTACCATCGAAAGTCGGTTTAA
- a CDS encoding Dyp-type peroxidase produces MTQPQKGICAEPNLHAQYLLLNVIDDDSEAVRAKLSRVLDVFEHFENEHYEAMVTGVVAIGTGYWMEIYPGLIPVELAPFPDMQSEDRSAPTMPCDLFIQIRADRLDICHAIGIEVMNLLRLHVELVEQVRGFRYLDGRDLNGYLYGADNPRGMKRRKVAIVGDNDPDFVGGSYLHVQRYRHDLRRWDSLSTRQKEQVMGTTQEHNLVSPEQSESSHSIRASIATTESGEPSLIKQGMPYGDMASQGMFFVSCSATARAFKAMLHSQIYGNGEGDYDRWLDFTSAETGAAFFAPSIQFIREQAKIIE; encoded by the coding sequence ATGACTCAACCACAAAAAGGCATATGTGCAGAGCCTAATTTGCATGCGCAATATCTATTACTGAATGTTATCGATGATGATAGTGAAGCCGTACGCGCCAAACTGTCACGGGTACTTGATGTATTCGAACATTTTGAGAATGAGCACTACGAGGCTATGGTAACGGGGGTTGTGGCAATAGGTACGGGTTATTGGATGGAAATATACCCCGGCTTGATCCCCGTTGAACTTGCCCCGTTTCCCGACATGCAAAGCGAAGACCGCAGTGCGCCTACCATGCCCTGTGATCTGTTCATACAAATTCGCGCAGACCGGCTAGATATATGCCATGCCATTGGCATTGAGGTGATGAACTTGTTGCGTTTGCACGTGGAGCTTGTGGAGCAAGTGCGTGGTTTTCGTTATTTAGATGGCCGAGACCTTAATGGCTACTTGTATGGTGCAGATAACCCCAGAGGCATGAAGCGAAGGAAAGTGGCTATTGTTGGTGACAACGACCCTGACTTTGTGGGGGGCAGTTATTTGCACGTTCAGCGCTATCGTCATGATTTAAGACGCTGGGATTCCTTGTCCACTCGGCAAAAAGAGCAGGTGATGGGCACAACCCAAGAGCATAACCTAGTAAGCCCAGAACAGTCTGAATCATCCCACAGTATTCGCGCAAGCATCGCCACCACTGAAAGTGGTGAGCCTAGTTTAATAAAGCAAGGCATGCCTTATGGGGACATGGCGTCTCAAGGGATGTTTTTTGTTTCGTGTTCGGCCACCGCGAGGGCGTTTAAGGCCATGCTTCATAGCCAAATTTACGGCAACGGGGAAGGCGATTACGACAGGTGGCTAGATTTTACGAGTGCTGAAACAGGCGCTGCGTTTTTTGCGCCTTCTATTCAATTTATACGCGAACAAGCCAAAATCATTGAATGA
- a CDS encoding DMT family transporter, whose translation MATFCGIIAILMWGLLAVLSVYSADIPPFQLLFVCFAVSCSLVVIKRLVKKEPVLRKPHLTPRQWAVAIGGLFGFHFCYFLALRFAPPIEASLIGYLWPLLLGVAVANAHQRYFAFAGGIFGFIGCGILVTGGEGVNFKSEFVLGYSLALACAFIWSGYSWFMSRTNSHVEDIGWISGAVAVLALVAHLLLEESHWQFSYQAWVSAIMLGLGPVGGAFYLWDAGLKFGNKALLASLSFATPVISSIALYVFGMSALSAAVGLAIAFILVGALMSNALPALFMRFVVLKRNI comes from the coding sequence GTGGCAACATTTTGCGGAATAATTGCAATCTTGATGTGGGGATTGCTTGCAGTGCTAAGCGTCTATTCAGCCGACATTCCTCCATTCCAACTACTGTTTGTTTGTTTTGCCGTTTCGTGCTCTTTGGTGGTTATCAAACGGCTGGTTAAAAAAGAGCCGGTCTTGCGGAAGCCGCATTTAACGCCACGCCAGTGGGCTGTTGCCATAGGAGGGTTATTCGGGTTTCATTTTTGCTACTTTTTGGCATTGCGGTTTGCTCCGCCCATTGAGGCCAGTCTTATTGGTTACTTATGGCCGCTTTTATTAGGTGTTGCTGTGGCCAATGCCCATCAGCGTTATTTCGCCTTTGCTGGCGGCATATTCGGTTTTATCGGCTGCGGAATTTTAGTCACTGGCGGTGAAGGTGTTAACTTTAAAAGTGAGTTCGTTTTAGGCTACAGCCTTGCCCTGGCATGTGCGTTTATTTGGTCGGGATATTCTTGGTTTATGTCGCGCACCAATAGCCATGTCGAAGATATTGGCTGGATTTCTGGTGCGGTGGCGGTGTTAGCACTTGTTGCTCACCTATTGCTTGAAGAAAGCCACTGGCAATTTTCTTACCAGGCATGGGTAAGTGCGATCATGCTTGGCTTAGGGCCCGTGGGAGGGGCATTTTATTTGTGGGATGCAGGGCTGAAATTTGGGAATAAGGCTTTGTTAGCAAGCTTAAGTTTTGCTACGCCTGTTATTTCCAGTATTGCGCTGTATGTTTTTGGAATGAGCGCCCTTTCTGCCGCGGTAGGCCTGGCTATTGCTTTTATTCTGGTGGGGGCGCTAATGAGTAATGCATTGCCTGCGTTGTTCATGCGATTTGTTGTTTTAAAGAGAAATATATAG
- the ggt gene encoding gamma-glutamyltransferase: MLFRVCLVVSVFFLFVSHFANGYDRITGKPFASRSEVIAQNGMVATSQPLATQVALDILKQGGNAIDAAIAANAMLGLVEPTGSGVGGDLFAMVWYAEENKLYGLNASGRSPRQLTADVFTEKGLTQIPKFGPLPVSVPGAVDGWFELHNKFGTLPMSTLLTPAIRYARNGFPVSELIAYYWQVNAERIGHYEGFAETFLINGKLPQKGDIFKNPGLAVTYEKIATGGRDAFYKGDIARIIDAYMKSQGGYLSYQDLSSHTSEWVEPVSANYRGYDVWELPPNGQGIAALQILNILERYDIEGMGFDSADYIHTFVEAKKLAFEDRAKFYADPEFNAIPVDWLISKDYARERQALIDNEKAATRVDAGRYEGDTVYLTVADKEGNMVSLIQSNYRGMGSGMTPPGLGFVLQNRGELFTLEKGHFNEFRPGKRPFHTIIPAFVTRNGEPILSFGVMGGGTQPQMHAQIIVNLLDFGMNLQEAGDAPRILHSGSSSPTGALMRDGGYVSLESGFSEEVQRELMKRGHTLQREVGVFGGYQAIAWDKQKKVYIGASESRKDGQAAGY; this comes from the coding sequence ATGTTGTTTCGAGTGTGCTTAGTTGTGAGTGTGTTCTTCCTGTTTGTCAGTCATTTTGCAAATGGCTACGACAGAATTACTGGAAAGCCCTTTGCAAGTCGGTCTGAGGTGATTGCGCAAAATGGTATGGTGGCGACCAGCCAGCCACTCGCCACCCAAGTGGCGTTGGACATTTTGAAGCAAGGCGGCAATGCCATAGATGCGGCCATTGCTGCTAACGCCATGTTGGGCCTGGTAGAGCCCACGGGTTCAGGTGTGGGCGGCGATCTCTTTGCTATGGTTTGGTATGCTGAAGAAAATAAGCTGTACGGGCTAAATGCATCAGGCCGCTCTCCTCGACAACTCACCGCTGACGTATTTACTGAAAAAGGACTGACACAGATTCCCAAATTTGGCCCCTTGCCGGTCTCTGTGCCAGGTGCGGTGGACGGTTGGTTTGAATTGCACAACAAATTTGGCACGTTACCTATGTCGACCCTGCTCACGCCTGCCATCCGGTACGCGCGAAATGGTTTTCCTGTTTCTGAACTCATTGCTTACTATTGGCAAGTCAATGCAGAGCGCATTGGGCACTACGAAGGGTTCGCTGAAACCTTTTTGATTAATGGTAAGTTGCCTCAAAAGGGCGATATATTTAAAAACCCCGGCCTCGCCGTCACCTATGAGAAAATTGCGACTGGCGGCCGCGATGCTTTCTACAAAGGGGATATCGCCAGAATTATTGACGCATATATGAAAAGCCAAGGGGGATACCTTTCGTATCAAGATTTATCATCTCATACGTCAGAGTGGGTTGAGCCCGTGTCTGCAAATTATCGTGGCTACGACGTGTGGGAGCTCCCACCCAATGGGCAAGGCATAGCGGCACTGCAAATACTCAATATATTGGAACGTTATGATATTGAAGGCATGGGGTTTGATTCGGCAGACTACATTCACACCTTTGTTGAGGCAAAGAAACTGGCATTTGAAGATAGAGCCAAGTTTTACGCCGACCCTGAATTTAACGCCATTCCTGTGGACTGGCTTATATCAAAGGACTATGCCCGAGAGCGTCAGGCCCTTATTGACAACGAGAAAGCGGCTACGCGGGTGGATGCTGGCCGCTATGAAGGCGATACTGTCTACCTGACTGTGGCCGACAAAGAGGGCAATATGGTCTCGCTTATCCAAAGTAATTACCGAGGAATGGGGTCGGGTATGACACCGCCGGGTTTGGGCTTTGTGCTTCAAAACCGAGGTGAGTTATTTACGTTAGAAAAGGGCCACTTTAATGAATTTCGACCCGGTAAACGGCCCTTTCACACGATTATTCCTGCGTTTGTAACCCGTAACGGTGAACCGATTCTAAGCTTTGGCGTGATGGGCGGTGGCACTCAACCCCAAATGCATGCACAAATCATTGTGAATTTGCTCGATTTTGGCATGAATTTACAGGAAGCGGGCGATGCACCCCGTATTCTTCATAGCGGCTCGAGCAGCCCTACCGGCGCGTTAATGAGGGATGGTGGCTATGTGAGCTTGGAGTCAGGTTTTTCCGAAGAGGTGCAGCGTGAACTGATGAAGCGTGGCCATACTTTACAACGGGAAGTTGGGGTGTTTGGTGGCTACCAAGCCATTGCTTGGGATAAACAAAAAAAGGTGTATATTGGTGCGTCTGAGAGCCGAAAAGATGGACAAGCCGCAGGGTATTAA
- a CDS encoding DUF808 domain-containing protein, with protein MAAANLLALLDDIATLMDDIAVMSKVAAKKTAGVLGDDLALNANQVSGVKADRELPVVWAVAKGSLLNKVILVPAALLISAFVPALITVLLIIGGLYLCFEGAEKLLHKYLPHEDETHSREERLAAISHSETDMVAFEKDKIKGAIRTDFILSAEIIVIALGSVSTASFTTQVGVLVALSIAITLGVYGIVAAIVKMDDVGLYLLRKSLTGSMNTTQRFFGRGLLIAAPLLMKTLAIVGTIAMFLVGGGILTHNIEFVHHSAIVASNLIPQIEPVAAIIVDGIVGFVAGSILTVTVTLITKLKQ; from the coding sequence GTGGCAGCTGCAAATTTACTCGCATTGCTTGATGATATCGCAACACTAATGGACGACATCGCCGTTATGTCTAAAGTCGCCGCCAAGAAAACTGCCGGCGTTTTAGGCGATGATCTTGCCCTTAATGCTAACCAAGTCAGTGGCGTGAAAGCGGATCGAGAGCTTCCGGTTGTATGGGCCGTCGCCAAAGGCTCTTTGCTCAATAAGGTTATTTTGGTGCCAGCCGCATTGTTGATCAGTGCGTTTGTGCCAGCGCTAATTACGGTGTTACTGATTATTGGTGGCCTTTACCTGTGTTTTGAAGGCGCTGAAAAGCTGCTTCATAAATACCTGCCTCATGAAGACGAAACCCACAGTAGAGAAGAAAGACTCGCAGCAATTAGTCACAGTGAAACCGATATGGTGGCGTTCGAAAAAGATAAGATAAAGGGCGCTATTCGCACCGATTTCATCTTGTCAGCCGAAATCATTGTCATCGCGTTAGGCAGTGTTAGTACCGCTAGCTTTACAACACAAGTTGGCGTGTTAGTCGCACTTAGCATTGCAATTACATTGGGCGTTTACGGTATTGTCGCCGCTATTGTGAAAATGGATGATGTGGGCTTGTATTTACTGAGAAAGTCGCTAACTGGCTCTATGAATACTACCCAGCGTTTCTTCGGTCGCGGTCTACTTATTGCGGCACCGTTATTGATGAAAACCCTAGCTATAGTGGGCACCATTGCCATGTTTTTAGTCGGTGGTGGAATCCTCACTCATAACATTGAGTTTGTGCATCATAGTGCAATAGTTGCCAGCAACTTAATTCCTCAGATTGAGCCTGTAGCAGCGATTATTGTTGATGGCATTGTCGGGTTCGTTGCAGGTAGTATTCTCACCGTTACGGTTACGCTAATCACTAAATTGAAACAGTAA